The Molothrus aeneus isolate 106 chromosome 11, BPBGC_Maene_1.0, whole genome shotgun sequence genome segment TGGGTTGTCTGTGCCCCTCTCTCCTTGCTTGGGTTGTCTGTGCTCCTCTCTCCTTGCTGTGGGTTGTCTGTGCCCCTCTCTTCTTGCTGGGGTTGTTTGTTCCCCTCTCTCCTTGCTGCGTGCATCCCCTGCATGCCGAGGCTCTTCCCCCAGCGAGCATCCCTGCGGcaaagggcagggctgtggtaGCCAGcggtgctgcagaggctgcaccACGGGCAGGATGTGCCTGGCTTGGTGGAGGgtggggggcaggagggagcagtgctgaggctgGATCTGCTACCGTGGGCAGGTGATTTTGGGGTAGGACTGAAAGCTGAGCTGTTGGGCATGTGATGGGGACCATGGGGATGGTGCTGGCAAGGAGGCAGCCCTTGCACAGAACCAGACCACATGGATGTCTCCTGCTCTGTGACCTTGGGCCAGGCCCTTGCTCTGCCTCAGTGTCCCAATGTGTTGTTGCAGAGGGATGTCACTGCTCATGGACTGATGCAGCTGCAGGGGGTGGAGGGACAGCTGTGGATGAGGGATGGGGTCAGGGTGCCCTTGGGTGAGAAGAGATGTCTCCACAGAGCCCTGGATCTGCTTTTGGCCACCGTGTtcccccagggacagcaggtcTCAGTGAGGGGAGGCACTGCAGTGAGGAgaccctgtccccaggctgttcCTCCCACCCAGGCCCGTGTCCTTCAGAGTCCTTGGTGGCGTGTAACCCGCGTGAGCATCCACGTACCTGCTCCcctcccaccagcccagccatggggctgccagtgccagcagtgaGGACTGTGATACTTGGGCACCCTGCCaccatcccctgccctgctcagcacatGCTGCTCCTGCACGCAGCAGATCCCAGCCTTGAGGTCGCTGCTGCTGGACTGGCTGGCGGGCATCTGGAGGGGACCTCTGGTCCCTTGTCCTTGGGGAGCACCTGGGCTCAGTTTCCTGTGCTGGCTGGCAGCAAGGGCCAGGATGTGGAAGGAAAGGAGCCCTCCTAGACAggaaaactgaggcacagggtaGTTTTTGTCTCTGTGTGGGGGCACTGCCATTTCAGGTTTTAAAGTTACTTTAGCTGTAATTTTGGGATCAGTTGCAGCATTTCCTGGAGTGCTGTCCAGAGTCTGACCTCTGCCTGTTTGTCCCAGATACATCAAATCTGTGCCCAACTGGGCCATGCTGTGAACCCCTACCATGTTGCCAAaattttctcagtctcaagCCCTTGAAGATCTCCTCTTCTGTGCTGTGGTCCTATCCTGTTATCCTTCTCTCTCAAGCTCTCTTGGATCCATCCCATGATACACGTGTCCAATCCTACATCCTAtgatcccttcccttccctcatgATTTGTCCTGCTTTCTACCCTCTCTGGGATGCCcagagctgtttattttttcctgggaCAGCTGCTCCTCTTTCCCGTGTCTTCCCACGGGATCCAGCCATttggggaagcagcagggaagggtgTGATGGCAGGAGAGGATGAAAGAATGCCCTAGGGCAGGTGGGCATCACCCCatctctcctcttccccaggaaCACGACATTGAGACCCCCTACGGGCTGCTGCACGTGGTGATCCGGGGCTCTCCCAAGGGGAACCGCCCGGCCATCCTGACCTACCACGATGTGGGCCTCAACCGtgagtgctgctcccagctggggctgcagggcaggcggggctgagccccagggggTGCCAGGACATTGCCCCTGGCTCAGCTCCTTTGTCCCCACCCATGGCTGCACGGGGTTTTTGAAAGCACCAGGGGTGTTTGGATGCTCAGCTGGACACAAAGCCCaggccaggcacagccaggagtgcttggccaccccagtgctggctgcctgcctgcccacagcacagcaggcaggggtGGGACATGGGGGatgctgcccacagcaggcagggatgggacatgggggatgctgggctggtcctcgctgctgctgccagcccattGGTATTCAGAGCATGgacccagctggcagcagggcagagtgGGGGACAAGAGAGACTGGGAatagcagggaaggagggaccctgagctggggctctgATGTGGAGATGCTGCCCTTTCTGTCAGCCTGCAGCCCTAGacctgcacccagagccctttcctggctgtgctctccaGCTGAGCCAGGATGCCCAATTCCCTGCGAGTGGGGAGAAGCATCTCCCGCTCTGCTGGCGGCTGAGGCTGAGTCACTGACATGCCACATGAGCTGTGTCACcattgcagcagctctggctgctcaggtACACGTCACGCTGGCTGCAAGGGGCCTCACAACCTGCCTCACCCCACGTGTTGGGAGTCATCTCCCAGCACTGATGCCATGGGACAGGACCCCTCCAAGCCCTGGCAGTATCTGGATcccactgcagtgctggggttttgTCCACAGCTGGAGATGTTTCTCTGACTATTTCCAAGCAGGGAGATTTGCAGCTgttcctcaaatcctgtgtttgcTTGAGCCCTTTCTAGGGATTTTGGACAGGGCTAATACCCCAGGCTGCTAATCCTGCTGCCCACTGGGTGGTCTTGCAGTCCTGGGCTCTGCATCCCTCGGTCCCATCCTTTGAGAATGAGGCCATCCCAAACTCCTCATTCTCGCTGTGTCTGTCCATCCCCATGCCTCCTGACACCTGTAAGGATGCAGCCCTTGCTCACAGTAGCTGTGATCTCTGCTGGGAGGACAAGGAGCCTGGAgggaaggggatgggatggTTTTGGTGGCATGTCACCTCCTCGTTGAAGGGCAGTGGGAGGGTGGGCAGCTGCTGTCCATGCTCCCCTGGCCCACCAGGCTCCAGTGTTGGGGTGTTTAGTCTCTGATACCCACCTGCCCTTTTCAGACAAGCTTTGTTTCAACACCTTCTTCAACTACGAGGACATGCAGGAGATCACGAAGCACTTTGTGGTGTGCCACGTGGATGCACCAggacagcaggcaggagcctcACAGTTCCCTCAGGGGTAGgtgccagctgcaggggctcgctgtgcctgctggggtgtcacctccctgccccTTGGGTTGTTGCTGCCTGGCAGTTGTGCCCTGTCTGTGAGTCTTTCCAAACTGTGCCAAAGCCTGTGGCAGACAACTGGCCCAGGGTGGGTGGTTTGCAGGTGGGTGGCATTTCCCTGCCCATTTcaggcagcccagctgccctgtCCCAGACACTGTGCTCTGAACAGGTTCCATAACCACCATCCTGtgcctccctgtgccacaggtACCAGTATCCATCCATGGACCAGCTGGCTGCCATGTTACCCAGCGTGGTGCAGCATTTTGGGTGAGTCAGCCTCTcttccacagctgctggctgagggtcctggcagggagaTGGACAGAAGAcaaggatttggggctgggagagTTGTCCCTGTAAGCTGGCACCCTGCAAGTCTTCTTGCTGTGGGTGGAGGGGTGTCCCATGGAATGTGTTGGAGCCTGCTGTCCCTCATACGGACCTCTCCATGTTTCCAGGTTCAAGTATGTGATCGGGATCGGTGTTGGGGCAGGAGCCTACGTGCTGGCCAAGTTTGCGgtgagcctggggctgggatgggctagCCTTGAGTTATTTGTACCTGCTGTCAGTCCAGGGCAtgggggagagcaggagctgataCCTCCAGGCAGTCTCTGTTGCTGCAGAGGCTCCTGGGGGGTTGGGGCACCCAGGACGGCAGTGCCAAGGCCACAGTGGCTGGGCAGTCTTGCCACAGGTCTCCTGTTGCTCCCAGGATGGGGTCACATCAGCTCCGTGCAGTGCCTGTGCAATGCTCTGGTggggggctgcccagggcacatctcccctcccctctgAGCCTCTCCCCtcttgctctctgcagctcatcTTCCCTGACCTGGTCGAAGGGCTGGTCCTGATGAACATCGACCCCAACGGCAAAGGCTGGATTGACTGGGCAGCTGCCAAGGTGGGCAGGCCCCGACCCCTCCTCCCAGTCCTGGCAGCTtcctggggcaggaggcagccacGGCAGTGCAGTaactccctgtgctccctctgcagctctccggCCTCACCAGCACGCTGCCAGACATTGTCCTGTCCCACCTGTTCAGCCAGGTAAGGGCTGTGCACCCTCCAGGCCCCTGCCACCAGCCCCCGGCCCAGCATCCCAGCTGGgtcacctgggctgtgccctgccagtgccacagtGCCACTGGGCCTGTCCCATCTacagggctgggctcagtcAAGCCCTGCCTGGTCTGAGGCTTAACCTGAGGAGTTTGAGACCCGTGCCCatgtcctgcctggctgtgctgcctgcagcaccactgtgcccagctgcactgcccagcatccctcttgtctgtgctggctggcaggactgggggagcagggtgtgtccccagcacctGTCCTGACCTCCAtcccctgctggcacaggaggagctgatgAACAACACGGAGCTGGTGCAGAGTTACCGGCAGCAGATCGGCAGTGTGGTGAACCAGTTCAACCTCCAGCTCTTCCTCAACATGTACAATGGGTGAGTgctccaggcagccctgctgctgggctgtgtccctgtctgtgctagggtgaggggctgcagtgctggtgggtGGCTCTGAGGTCACTGTGAGAACCCAGACCCCTGTTGGGTGCTGTCATCACCCTCCAGTGCATGCAGGCAGCAGTGCAAAGCTGTCTgcccctgctggctggggaTGTGGGAGTGGTGGTACCTGAACCAAAGCCTTGCCATGTCCCAGAGCCCACCACCATGGGTACACATTCCCATGTCTCCTCCTGCACTGGGTGCTGGCACAGGCCTGGGAGAGGGGGCAAAGATGCTGTGCCATGCATGCAGGGGCTTGGGAGCCCTGCCACTCTGCTAGGTGCTGCATCCTGGGGCACAGGCTCTGCTTGGGCTGTGGCAGAGGTGGCCATGGCATCCTCCATGCACAGGatgctgggacagcagggctgggtgtaGCTTCTCAGGCAGTGGCCCGATTCTTGTGCTGTGGCATCAGTGGTGGCACCCGCCCATGAGCTCACACTGGCCTTTCTCCCCCATCAGCCGCAGGGATCTGGACATCAACCGGCCTGGGACTGTGCCCAATGCCAAGACACTGCGGTAAGAGTCACACCAGCAAGTCATGGAGGggtccctgggcaggggaaTTCACTCAGACCAAACCCTGACTGGGCCCCCTTCTCCTGTCACTTGCAGCTGCCCCGTGATGCTGGTGGTCGGAGACAACGCGCCTGCTGAGGAGGGGGTGGTGAGTGCTGCAGGGCGGCAGGCGGGCGATGCCCACGCACGGGCACGCACACGTTCATTGCCTGCTCCTGGGGGTGGGAGCCTGCTGGTGCACAGACCTGCCTGCTCGTGTGGGcacctgtgcacacacagctctgcctgctcaccACACCTGGGAAACTTCCCCTTCTCCATATGCCCAGATGTGCTCACACCGTGCACGCTCGGATGTGTGGGCACATGGGCACTCCCTGCTTGGCCACGTGCAcccacacagctgctggcacaCTTGTGTGCGTGTACACACCCGTGTGGCACAGAGTGACTCACCAGTCCCCCTCACCTCTTGTTCCAGTCCCCACTCATTGGAGGAAAGTCCCctctgtcccatggcagggatggaggtcCTGCAGGTGCAGGGCTCACCTAGTGCCCtgtctgctcctggctggggtggGATTTGCCAGCTGGAATGCTGTGGGCCAGTGGACTACTTCTTCTTGGCTCCTGGCTTCCTAGGGTGCTAATATCATCTCTCTTGCCTGCAGGTGGAGTGTAACTCCAAGCTGGATCCCACCAACA includes the following:
- the NDRG4 gene encoding protein NDRG4 isoform X2, whose protein sequence is MKVLRHKIELLTGLLLQEMTMAGLHELRFTEEKPLLRGQDAELENSDVFLSTVDTDWKEHDIETPYGLLHVVIRGSPKGNRPAILTYHDVGLNHKLCFNTFFNYEDMQEITKHFVVCHVDAPGQQAGASQFPQGYQYPSMDQLAAMLPSVVQHFGFKYVIGIGVGAGAYVLAKFALIFPDLVEGLVLMNIDPNGKGWIDWAAAKLSGLTSTLPDIVLSHLFSQEELMNNTELVQSYRQQIGSVVNQFNLQLFLNMYNGRRDLDINRPGTVPNAKTLRCPVMLVVGDNAPAEEGVVECNSKLDPTNTTFLKMADSGGLPQVTQPGKLTEAFKYFLQGMGYMPSASMTRLARSRTASLTSASSVDGTRPRACTHSESTEAMGQINHTMEVSC
- the NDRG4 gene encoding protein NDRG4 isoform X1, with protein sequence MKVLRHKIELLTGLLLQEMTMAGLHELRFTEEKPLLRGQDAELENSDVFLSTVDTDWKEHDIETPYGLLHVVIRGSPKGNRPAILTYHDVGLNHKLCFNTFFNYEDMQEITKHFVVCHVDAPGQQAGASQFPQGYQYPSMDQLAAMLPSVVQHFGFKYVIGIGVGAGAYVLAKFALIFPDLVEGLVLMNIDPNGKGWIDWAAAKLSGLTSTLPDIVLSHLFSQEELMNNTELVQSYRQQIGSVVNQFNLQLFLNMYNGRRDLDINRPGTVPNAKTLRCPVMLVVGDNAPAEEGVVECNSKLDPTNTTFLKMADSGGLPQVTQPGKLTEAFKYFLQGMGYITHLKDRRLSGGTVPSASMTRLARSRTASLTSASSVDGTRPRACTHSESTEAMGQINHTMEVSC
- the NDRG4 gene encoding protein NDRG4 isoform X3, with amino-acid sequence MPECWDGEHDIETPYGLLHVVIRGSPKGNRPAILTYHDVGLNHKLCFNTFFNYEDMQEITKHFVVCHVDAPGQQAGASQFPQGYQYPSMDQLAAMLPSVVQHFGFKYVIGIGVGAGAYVLAKFALIFPDLVEGLVLMNIDPNGKGWIDWAAAKLSGLTSTLPDIVLSHLFSQEELMNNTELVQSYRQQIGSVVNQFNLQLFLNMYNGRRDLDINRPGTVPNAKTLRCPVMLVVGDNAPAEEGVVECNSKLDPTNTTFLKMADSGGLPQVTQPGKLTEAFKYFLQGMGYITHLKDRRLSGGTVPSASMTRLARSRTASLTSASSVDGTRPRACTHSESTEAMGQINHTMEVSC
- the NDRG4 gene encoding protein NDRG4 isoform X4: MPECWDGEHDIETPYGLLHVVIRGSPKGNRPAILTYHDVGLNHKLCFNTFFNYEDMQEITKHFVVCHVDAPGQQAGASQFPQGYQYPSMDQLAAMLPSVVQHFGFKYVIGIGVGAGAYVLAKFALIFPDLVEGLVLMNIDPNGKGWIDWAAAKLSGLTSTLPDIVLSHLFSQEELMNNTELVQSYRQQIGSVVNQFNLQLFLNMYNGRRDLDINRPGTVPNAKTLRCPVMLVVGDNAPAEEGVVECNSKLDPTNTTFLKMADSGGLPQVTQPGKLTEAFKYFLQGMGYMPSASMTRLARSRTASLTSASSVDGTRPRACTHSESTEAMGQINHTMEVSC